The following proteins are encoded in a genomic region of Mycolicibacterium confluentis:
- a CDS encoding Bug family tripartite tricarboxylate transporter substrate binding protein, whose translation MGRRLAGVVALLICAALLVTSCGVTRGDDPAGMHRLRMMVPNSPGGGYDLTARTAVKILEDEDITGRIEVFNVIGAGGTVAMARLMNERGNGDLMMMMGLGVVGATFTNGSKARASEATALARVVEEQEGILVPADSPFRTVQDFVAAWKADPAKVTIGGGSNPGGPDHLFPMETAKAVGVDPTRVNFVSYDGGGDLLTALLGNKIAAGTSGLGEYVDQIEAGQVRVLAVSGEKRVEGIDAPTLQESGIDLTFTNWRGVIAPPGIAAEDRASMVRVLEDLHKTQAWKDALVKNGWSDAFLTGPAFEQFLRDQDNRVESTLTDLGLV comes from the coding sequence CTGGGACGGCGCCTCGCCGGCGTGGTGGCCTTGCTCATCTGTGCGGCCCTGCTGGTGACGTCCTGCGGCGTGACCCGCGGCGATGACCCCGCTGGAATGCATCGTCTGCGGATGATGGTCCCGAACAGTCCGGGCGGCGGCTACGACCTGACCGCGCGCACCGCCGTGAAGATCCTGGAGGACGAGGACATCACGGGCCGGATCGAGGTCTTCAACGTCATCGGTGCGGGCGGCACGGTGGCGATGGCCCGGTTGATGAACGAACGCGGCAACGGCGATCTGATGATGATGATGGGCCTCGGCGTGGTCGGCGCGACGTTCACCAACGGGTCGAAGGCCAGGGCCTCGGAGGCCACGGCACTGGCCCGCGTGGTCGAGGAACAGGAGGGCATCCTGGTGCCCGCCGACTCACCGTTTAGGACGGTGCAGGACTTCGTCGCGGCGTGGAAGGCCGATCCGGCGAAGGTCACCATCGGCGGTGGGTCCAATCCCGGCGGGCCGGACCATCTGTTCCCGATGGAGACCGCCAAGGCAGTCGGCGTGGATCCGACGAGGGTCAACTTCGTCTCCTATGACGGCGGCGGAGATCTTCTGACGGCCCTATTGGGCAACAAGATCGCCGCGGGCACATCGGGTCTGGGGGAGTATGTCGATCAGATCGAGGCCGGGCAGGTTCGGGTGCTCGCGGTCTCGGGCGAGAAACGGGTCGAAGGCATCGACGCTCCCACACTGCAGGAGTCGGGTATCGACCTGACGTTCACCAACTGGCGCGGCGTGATCGCCCCGCCCGGGATCGCCGCCGAGGACCGGGCCTCGATGGTGCGGGTGCTCGAGGACCTGCACAAGACCCAGGCGTGGAAGGACGCGCTGGTCAAGAACGGCTGGAGTGACGCGTTCCTGACCGGTCCGGCGTTCGAGCAGTTCCTGCGGGACCAGGACAACCGCGTCGAGTCGACGCTGACAGATCTGGGGTTGGTATGA
- a CDS encoding tripartite tricarboxylate transporter TctB family protein, whose protein sequence is MSSPEQREKAPPDRAQYIVCVVLVAVGGFLIYDAVTMAGGFAEVDPVGPRLFPLAIGVGLLLLAAVLAVAIPRGYRGEADAGEDVDPDMPSDWRTVALLIGLFVGLIVLVEPLGWAVAGALFFAGCATVLGSRHYIRNLVIGAVLAVGTFYAFYSGLGIPLPAGILDGIL, encoded by the coding sequence ATGAGCAGTCCCGAACAACGGGAGAAGGCTCCCCCGGACCGGGCGCAGTACATCGTCTGCGTCGTCCTGGTGGCGGTCGGCGGATTCCTGATTTATGACGCCGTGACGATGGCGGGTGGCTTCGCGGAGGTGGATCCCGTTGGGCCGCGGTTGTTTCCGCTCGCAATCGGGGTGGGCCTGCTGCTGCTGGCGGCCGTGCTGGCCGTAGCGATCCCACGGGGATACCGCGGTGAGGCGGATGCCGGTGAGGACGTCGACCCGGACATGCCCAGTGACTGGCGCACCGTCGCTCTGCTGATCGGGCTGTTCGTCGGACTGATCGTGCTGGTGGAGCCGCTGGGGTGGGCAGTCGCCGGTGCGCTGTTCTTCGCCGGATGCGCCACGGTGCTGGGCAGTCGGCACTACATCCGCAACCTCGTCATCGGTGCGGTACTGGCGGTGGGAACGTTCTACGCATTCTACTCGGGGCTCGGAATCCCGCTTCCCGCAGGCATTTTGGACGGGATTCTGTAG
- a CDS encoding tripartite tricarboxylate transporter permease translates to MENFDWLLQGFAEAATPMNLLYAVIGVLLGTAVGVLPGIGPAMTVALLLPVTYNVSPSAAFIMFAGIFYGGMYGGSTTSILLNTPGESSSVITAIEGNRMAKTGRAAQALATAAIGSFVAGAIGTALLAGFAPAVSRFAVTLGAPSYLAIMLFALVAVTAVLGSSKMRGLISLLLGLAIGVVGIDSLTGQPRATFGIPLLSDGIDIVVIAVAVFAVGEALWVAAHLRRRPAEVIPVGRPWMGRQDWARSWKPWLRGTAYGFPFGALPAGGAELPTFLSYITEKRLSKHPEEFGKGAIEGVAGPEAANNASAAGTLVPMLSLGLPTNATAAVMLTAFVSYGIQPGPTLFEKEPLLIWTLIASLFIGNLLLLVINLPLAPLWAKLLRTPRPYLYAGILFFAALGAFAVNLQPLDLVLLLVFGLMGLMMRRFGLPVLPLIIGVILGPRIERQLRQSLQLGGGEWNSLFTEPVAIVTYVLIVLLLAAPLVLRLMHRSEETLLIVEDDEDQKAKARHT, encoded by the coding sequence ATGGAGAACTTCGACTGGCTGCTGCAGGGGTTCGCCGAGGCCGCGACCCCGATGAATCTGCTGTACGCCGTGATCGGCGTGCTTCTCGGTACCGCGGTAGGCGTGCTTCCCGGCATCGGGCCGGCCATGACGGTGGCTCTGCTGCTGCCGGTCACCTACAACGTCAGCCCGAGTGCGGCGTTCATCATGTTCGCCGGAATCTTCTACGGCGGCATGTACGGCGGATCCACCACGTCGATCCTGCTGAACACGCCGGGGGAGTCGTCTTCGGTGATCACCGCGATCGAGGGCAATCGGATGGCCAAGACGGGACGAGCCGCCCAGGCGCTGGCGACCGCGGCCATCGGATCGTTCGTCGCGGGGGCGATCGGCACCGCTCTGCTGGCGGGTTTCGCGCCCGCGGTGTCGCGGTTCGCGGTCACCCTGGGCGCGCCGTCGTACCTGGCGATCATGCTGTTCGCGCTGGTCGCGGTCACCGCGGTGCTCGGCTCGTCGAAGATGCGCGGCCTGATTTCGCTGCTGCTGGGGTTGGCCATCGGTGTGGTCGGCATCGACTCGCTCACGGGTCAGCCCAGGGCCACCTTCGGGATTCCACTGCTGTCCGACGGCATCGACATCGTGGTGATCGCCGTCGCGGTCTTCGCGGTCGGGGAGGCGCTGTGGGTGGCCGCGCACCTGAGACGCCGACCGGCAGAGGTGATTCCGGTCGGCCGGCCGTGGATGGGACGGCAGGACTGGGCGCGGTCGTGGAAGCCCTGGTTGCGTGGCACCGCTTACGGTTTCCCGTTCGGCGCGCTGCCAGCGGGCGGGGCAGAGTTGCCGACGTTCCTGTCGTACATCACCGAGAAGAGGCTGTCCAAGCACCCCGAGGAGTTCGGCAAGGGCGCCATCGAGGGTGTGGCGGGGCCGGAGGCGGCCAACAACGCCTCGGCCGCGGGCACGCTGGTCCCGATGCTGTCGCTGGGCTTGCCGACAAACGCGACCGCGGCCGTGATGCTGACGGCATTCGTCTCCTACGGCATCCAACCGGGGCCCACGCTGTTCGAGAAGGAGCCGTTGCTGATCTGGACTTTGATTGCCAGCCTCTTCATCGGCAATCTTCTACTGCTCGTGATCAACCTCCCGTTGGCCCCGCTGTGGGCGAAACTGCTCCGCACGCCGCGGCCGTACCTGTATGCCGGAATCCTGTTCTTCGCGGCACTGGGTGCCTTCGCGGTCAACCTGCAGCCCCTCGATTTGGTGCTGCTGTTGGTGTTCGGGCTGATGGGGCTGATGATGCGACGGTTCGGATTGCCGGTGCTGCCCTTGATCATTGGGGTCATCCTCGGTCCGCGCATCGAGCGCCAGCTTCGGCAGAGCCTGCAACTCGGCGGCGGCGAGTGGAACAGCCTGTTCACCGAACCGGTCGCGATCGTGACCTATGTGCTGATCGTCCTGCTGCTGGCGGCGCCGTTGGTGCTGCGCCTGATGCACCGCAGCGAGGAGACCCTGCTGATCGTCGAGGACGACGAGGACCAGAAAGCGAAGGCCAGGCACACATGA
- a CDS encoding universal stress protein, translated as MIVIGYSADRYGAAALEAGIAEARWRQTAIRVINATSGQAYVDPRFARSGQIVDLATHLAETGVPFEVHQPVGVDVVEELLEAMDHPGAELLVIGIRHRNPVGKLLMGSAAQQLILECPKPVLAVKPDED; from the coding sequence ATGATCGTGATCGGATACAGCGCCGACCGATACGGCGCCGCTGCCCTCGAGGCCGGCATCGCCGAGGCCCGCTGGCGCCAGACCGCGATTCGGGTCATCAACGCGACGTCGGGCCAGGCGTACGTGGACCCGCGGTTCGCGCGGTCCGGTCAGATCGTCGACCTCGCGACCCACCTGGCCGAGACGGGTGTGCCGTTCGAAGTGCATCAACCAGTGGGAGTCGACGTCGTCGAGGAACTGCTCGAAGCCATGGACCATCCGGGCGCCGAACTGCTGGTGATTGGCATCCGGCACCGCAACCCAGTCGGAAAACTGCTGATGGGAAGCGCCGCGCAGCAGCTCATCCTGGAGTGTCCCAAGCCGGTGTTGGCGGTGAAACCCGACGAGGACTGA